The Lentzea guizhouensis genome contains a region encoding:
- a CDS encoding ATP-binding protein, with protein sequence MRPDEHPQVSSEVSGSAFDVVQARDVEGGIHFHGAREHEQQQPRPNQLPGGTSGFVNRLHELARLNEVLEHADEEPLAVGVYLITGTAGVGKTSLALHWAHSVRHRFPDGQLYVNLRGYDPGAPVTAAQALHQFLRVLGVPATAIPVALEDRSALFRSLLADRRVLVILDNAASPTQVRPLLPGSSTCLVLVTSRNRFSGLVARDGARRLVLDMLTEDEAVRLLRTVTAGYRGDDDAADLVELARLCARLPLALRIAAERASSRPLMMLHELIDDLRDESALWDALTADHDDESDAVRTVFAWSYRALPTDAARLFRLLGLHPGAEFCVTAAAALGGLGLSDTRKLLDVLIGAHMLQQHARNRFQFHDLLRLYAAQQAFQHEDAAARRDAVERGLSWYLHTLSNATSVIAPLDRRVVLPPMPANTTPLYFEDRAQAFEWYECERANLVAAVRTAASAGRDDIAWRLPVLLRSIYVSQNPFEDWIETSSTGLKAAERIGDLAAQGEVLDSLGKAHLQSQRLQQAEECHSRALALRTEIGDRYGEMVSVNALGLLEWRRRRLTAAVQRFLHCREIAQSIGDRRWSALAMTNLGCAQYDLMEIPAAVDTLSRSVLAHRDVGDRAYEGNALFYLAMAQRENGDLEAAATSIEQALTIAEEDRHVAWEAFWLVEMGRIQRARGDVADSLLSYQRSAVVQRGLGDRNREALALDGAGEAYRELGRPEEAEKFHRTAVTAFRETADRWLLARALTNLTLALQESERPEQAETTRQEAIATLAEFDEPRAHRLLASLLDTNR encoded by the coding sequence ATGCGACCGGACGAGCACCCTCAGGTCAGTTCTGAGGTCTCTGGATCCGCCTTCGACGTGGTACAGGCGAGGGATGTCGAAGGCGGAATTCATTTCCACGGCGCGCGTGAGCACGAGCAGCAGCAGCCGCGACCGAATCAGTTGCCCGGTGGCACGAGCGGATTCGTGAACAGGCTGCACGAGCTTGCCCGGCTCAACGAGGTGTTGGAGCACGCCGACGAGGAGCCACTCGCCGTCGGCGTGTACCTGATCACTGGAACGGCTGGTGTGGGCAAAACGTCGTTGGCGCTGCACTGGGCGCACAGCGTTCGGCACCGCTTCCCAGACGGTCAGCTCTACGTCAACCTCCGCGGCTACGACCCGGGCGCCCCGGTGACGGCGGCGCAGGCGCTGCACCAGTTCCTGCGGGTGCTCGGCGTGCCGGCCACCGCGATCCCGGTGGCGCTGGAGGACCGCTCGGCGTTGTTCCGCTCCCTGCTCGCCGATCGGCGCGTGCTCGTCATCCTGGACAACGCGGCGAGCCCGACCCAGGTCCGGCCGCTGCTACCCGGCAGCTCCACCTGTTTGGTCCTGGTCACCAGCCGGAACCGCTTCTCCGGGCTGGTGGCCAGAGACGGTGCCCGGCGGCTCGTGCTCGACATGCTCACCGAGGACGAGGCGGTTCGGCTGCTGCGCACGGTCACCGCCGGCTACCGGGGTGATGACGACGCGGCCGACCTGGTCGAGTTGGCGAGGCTGTGCGCGCGGCTGCCGCTCGCGTTGCGCATCGCAGCGGAACGAGCATCCAGCCGTCCGTTGATGATGCTGCACGAACTGATCGACGATCTGCGGGACGAGTCGGCGTTGTGGGACGCCCTCACCGCTGACCACGATGACGAGTCGGATGCCGTGCGGACTGTTTTCGCCTGGTCCTACCGCGCTTTGCCGACGGACGCCGCAAGGTTGTTCCGGCTTCTCGGACTGCATCCCGGGGCTGAGTTCTGCGTCACCGCGGCGGCAGCCCTGGGAGGTCTCGGCCTGTCGGACACCAGGAAGCTCCTCGACGTGCTGATCGGGGCGCACATGCTCCAACAACACGCACGGAACCGATTCCAGTTCCACGACCTGCTGCGCCTCTACGCGGCGCAGCAGGCATTCCAGCACGAGGATGCCGCCGCCAGGAGGGACGCCGTGGAACGAGGACTGAGCTGGTACCTCCACACGCTGTCGAACGCGACATCGGTCATCGCACCACTCGACCGTCGTGTTGTCCTCCCACCAATGCCTGCGAACACGACGCCCTTGTACTTCGAGGACCGAGCACAGGCGTTCGAGTGGTACGAGTGCGAGCGGGCGAACCTCGTCGCGGCCGTCCGCACTGCCGCATCGGCAGGCCGGGACGACATCGCCTGGCGGCTGCCGGTGCTGTTGCGCAGCATCTACGTCAGCCAGAACCCGTTCGAGGACTGGATCGAGACAAGCTCGACCGGACTGAAAGCCGCGGAGCGGATCGGCGACTTGGCGGCTCAGGGCGAAGTGCTCGACAGTCTGGGCAAGGCTCATCTCCAGTCCCAGCGGCTGCAGCAGGCGGAGGAATGCCACTCGAGAGCATTGGCGCTGCGCACGGAGATCGGCGACCGCTACGGCGAGATGGTGTCGGTCAACGCACTGGGGCTGCTCGAATGGCGCCGCCGCAGGCTCACGGCCGCTGTCCAACGCTTCCTCCACTGCCGTGAGATCGCTCAATCGATCGGTGATCGCCGTTGGTCGGCGCTGGCGATGACGAATCTCGGTTGTGCCCAGTACGACCTCATGGAGATTCCGGCCGCGGTCGACACCCTCAGCCGCTCCGTGCTGGCTCACCGGGACGTCGGTGATCGCGCCTATGAGGGCAACGCTCTGTTCTACCTCGCCATGGCACAACGGGAGAACGGCGACCTCGAAGCGGCGGCGACGTCGATCGAGCAAGCGCTCACGATCGCCGAGGAGGACCGCCACGTCGCTTGGGAGGCGTTCTGGCTGGTCGAAATGGGCCGGATCCAGCGTGCCAGGGGCGATGTGGCCGACTCCCTGCTCTCCTACCAGCGATCTGCGGTGGTGCAGCGGGGTCTCGGCGACCGGAACCGTGAGGCACTGGCGCTCGACGGTGCCGGAGAGGCATACCGGGAACTGGGCAGACCCGAGGAGGCGGAGAAGTTTCACCGGACCGCCGTGACCGCCTTTCGGGAAACCGCGGACCGCTGGTTGCTCGCTCGCGCACTCACCAATCTCACGCTTGCGCTGCAGGAGTCAGAACGGCCGGAGCAGGCCGAGACCACTCGACAGGAGGCAATCGCCACTCTCGCCGAGTTCGATGAACCGCGAGCTCATCGGCTCCTCGCATCGCTTCTGGACACGAACAGGTGA
- a CDS encoding GNAT family N-acetyltransferase — protein sequence MSELLASHNARLHAIDPNAGPAGPLAEPVVEAAHVAGGIRTHRYAESDDAALWGPLVRHVLHLRWSGERSPDPALSALLRRITSASSWRGDAGAALVWPSHDLVCAGSFARHGMTPLTVLGMRVLRKNAPSRLVRPAGTGHLDAITDMAVRLHNLEASLGVLPTRPNLSVRLLSELTAALQDPVHRVFVATEGDSVIGFVHAQVPHGAWIESQVTPAPAGYVSRMFVDPAKRGNGVATALAASVENELMEYGARVALLHYSLHNPGGAALWVKRGYRSVLTTWSLRPLGHFNA from the coding sequence GTGAGCGAACTCCTCGCTTCGCACAACGCAAGGCTGCATGCGATCGACCCGAATGCCGGTCCGGCGGGTCCGCTTGCCGAGCCGGTGGTCGAGGCGGCGCACGTGGCTGGAGGCATTCGCACGCACCGGTACGCCGAATCCGACGACGCCGCGCTGTGGGGTCCGCTGGTGCGCCATGTATTGCATCTGCGCTGGTCTGGTGAGCGGTCACCTGATCCGGCGCTCAGTGCTCTGCTGAGGCGGATCACATCGGCATCCTCGTGGAGGGGCGACGCCGGCGCGGCGCTGGTGTGGCCGAGTCACGACCTGGTTTGCGCGGGTAGCTTCGCCCGACACGGTATGACACCGCTGACCGTGCTGGGCATGCGTGTGCTGCGGAAGAACGCGCCATCGCGCTTGGTCCGGCCCGCCGGAACAGGCCACCTCGACGCGATCACGGACATGGCGGTTCGCCTCCACAACCTGGAGGCGTCACTCGGTGTCCTGCCCACCCGGCCGAACCTGAGCGTTCGCCTCCTCAGCGAACTGACCGCGGCTTTGCAGGATCCTGTCCATCGCGTGTTCGTTGCGACCGAGGGCGATTCGGTCATCGGCTTCGTCCATGCGCAGGTGCCACACGGCGCATGGATCGAATCGCAGGTAACACCCGCCCCAGCGGGATATGTGTCGAGGATGTTTGTTGATCCCGCAAAGCGCGGCAACGGGGTCGCCACGGCACTGGCGGCGTCTGTGGAGAACGAACTGATGGAGTACGGCGCACGAGTCGCATTGCTGCACTACAGCCTCCACAACCCAGGTGGTGCGGCGTTGTGGGTCAAACGGGGTTACCGTTCTGTACTCACAACCTGGTCGCTTCGGCCGTTGGGTCACTTCAACGCGTGA
- a CDS encoding PPOX class F420-dependent oxidoreductase yields the protein MRAMSIERGPEFTEFWTERHLCTLSTVRADGTPHVVPVGVTLDRVNGIARVITDGGSWKVRHVRKAGYATVCQVDGRRWSSLEGPAVVKEDAESVAEAVELYAQRYRQPRVNPTRVVIEIQVQRVTGTV from the coding sequence ATGCGTGCCATGTCGATCGAGCGCGGCCCCGAGTTCACCGAGTTCTGGACTGAGCGGCACCTGTGCACGCTGTCCACCGTGCGCGCGGACGGCACCCCGCACGTCGTGCCGGTCGGGGTCACGCTCGATCGGGTGAACGGCATCGCGCGGGTGATCACGGACGGCGGGTCGTGGAAGGTGCGGCACGTGCGGAAGGCCGGGTACGCGACGGTGTGCCAGGTGGACGGTCGCCGGTGGTCGTCGCTCGAAGGACCCGCGGTGGTGAAGGAGGACGCCGAGTCCGTCGCTGAAGCCGTGGAGCTCTACGCGCAGCGTTATCGTCAGCCGCGGGTGAACCCGACACGGGTCGTGATCGAGATTCAGGTGCAGCGTGTCACCGGAACAGTCTGA
- a CDS encoding bifunctional cobalt-precorrin-7 (C(5))-methyltransferase/cobalt-precorrin-6B (C(15))-methyltransferase, with the protein MSPEQSDVVVVGIGADGWDGLSPAAQAAVSRSKVLMGSTRQLDLVPGEFERVAWPSPLVPALPALFEKYRDVCVLASGDPMFHGIGTTLVRMLGRRVTVIPHPSSVSLACARLGWALNEVEVVSLVGRSVDLLRPALTAGRRVLVLGGDAEAVAALAGPITVLEQLGGPHERVYRWSGQIADPLSVIAVEFSGPGYSRVPGLPDDAYETDGQLTKREVRAVSVAQLAPLPGQLLWDVGAGSGSIAIEWARTHPTCRAIAVEQDPVRAERIVRNAASLGVPGVRVLVGRSPEALEELEKPDAIFIGGGLTVPGVVQFCWDALGSGGRLVVNAVTLESEAVVAQWYARLGGDLVRIAVNRGSAVGGFTGWRPHMPVTTWSVTK; encoded by the coding sequence GTGTCACCGGAACAGTCTGACGTCGTCGTGGTCGGCATCGGGGCCGACGGGTGGGACGGGTTGTCGCCTGCCGCGCAGGCCGCTGTGTCGCGGTCGAAGGTGCTGATGGGGTCGACGCGGCAGCTGGACCTGGTGCCGGGTGAGTTCGAGCGGGTGGCGTGGCCGTCGCCGTTGGTGCCGGCGTTGCCCGCGTTGTTCGAGAAGTACCGCGATGTGTGTGTTCTCGCGTCGGGGGATCCGATGTTCCATGGCATCGGCACGACGTTGGTGCGCATGCTGGGGCGGCGGGTCACGGTGATCCCGCACCCGTCGTCGGTGTCGCTGGCGTGTGCGCGGCTCGGCTGGGCGTTGAACGAGGTCGAGGTCGTCTCGCTGGTCGGGCGGTCGGTGGACCTGCTGCGGCCGGCGCTCACGGCCGGGCGGCGGGTGCTGGTGCTCGGTGGGGACGCGGAGGCGGTGGCGGCGCTGGCGGGGCCGATCACCGTGCTGGAGCAGCTGGGCGGGCCGCACGAGCGGGTGTACCGGTGGTCGGGGCAGATCGCGGACCCGTTGTCGGTGATCGCGGTCGAGTTCTCCGGGCCGGGGTACTCGCGGGTGCCCGGGTTGCCCGACGACGCCTACGAGACCGATGGGCAGCTGACCAAACGCGAGGTGCGGGCGGTGTCGGTGGCGCAGCTGGCGCCGTTGCCGGGGCAGTTGCTGTGGGACGTCGGCGCGGGGTCGGGGTCCATCGCGATCGAGTGGGCGCGGACGCACCCGACGTGCCGGGCGATCGCCGTCGAGCAGGACCCGGTCCGGGCTGAGCGGATCGTGCGCAACGCGGCGTCGCTGGGGGTGCCGGGGGTGCGGGTGCTGGTGGGGCGGTCGCCGGAGGCGTTGGAGGAGCTGGAGAAGCCCGACGCGATCTTCATCGGTGGCGGGCTCACGGTGCCGGGGGTGGTGCAGTTCTGCTGGGACGCCTTGGGTTCCGGTGGGCGGCTGGTGGTCAACGCGGTGACGTTGGAGTCCGAGGCCGTGGTGGCGCAGTGGTACGCGCGGCTCGGGGGTGACCTGGTGCGGATCGCGGTGAACCGCGGGTCGGCGGTCGGCGGGTTCACCGGGTGGCGGCCGCACATGCCCGTGACGACGTGGAGCGTGACCAAGTGA
- the cobM gene encoding precorrin-4 C(11)-methyltransferase, translating into MTVHFIGAGPGAADLITVRGRDLIASSPVCLYAGALVPVELLGFCPDGARLVDTANLTLDEIVAELVAADEAGLDVARLHSGDPAVFSAMAEQMRRLDALGIAYDVTPGVPAFAAAAASLQRELTVPGVGQTVVLTRTSQRATPMPPGEDLDTLGRSQATLVLHLAVQRITDVVAELVPNYGADCPVAVVAYASREDEVVLRGTLDDIAAQVAAAGIKRTAVIIVGKVLGATQFPDSHLYSATRVR; encoded by the coding sequence GTGACCGTGCACTTCATCGGGGCCGGGCCGGGTGCGGCCGATCTGATCACGGTGCGGGGGCGCGATCTGATCGCCTCGTCGCCGGTGTGCTTGTACGCGGGTGCGTTGGTGCCCGTGGAGCTGTTGGGGTTCTGCCCGGATGGTGCGCGGCTGGTCGACACCGCGAACCTGACGCTCGACGAGATCGTCGCGGAGCTCGTGGCGGCCGACGAGGCCGGGCTGGACGTGGCGCGGCTGCACTCCGGTGACCCGGCGGTGTTCAGCGCGATGGCCGAGCAGATGCGGCGGCTGGACGCGCTGGGGATCGCCTACGACGTGACGCCCGGGGTGCCGGCGTTCGCGGCCGCGGCGGCGTCGTTGCAGCGGGAGCTGACGGTTCCGGGGGTTGGGCAGACGGTCGTGCTGACGCGGACATCGCAGCGGGCCACGCCGATGCCGCCCGGAGAGGACCTGGACACGCTGGGGCGTTCGCAGGCGACCCTCGTGCTGCACCTGGCCGTGCAGCGGATCACGGACGTGGTCGCGGAGCTCGTGCCCAACTACGGGGCGGACTGCCCGGTCGCGGTCGTCGCGTACGCCTCGCGGGAGGACGAGGTCGTGCTGCGCGGGACGCTGGACGACATCGCCGCCCAGGTCGCGGCGGCGGGCATCAAGCGGACCGCGGTCATCATCGTGGGGAAGGTGCTGGGGGCGACGCAGTTCCCGGACAGCCACCTGTACTCGGCGACCCGCGTTCGATGA
- a CDS encoding cobalt-precorrin-6A reductase, with product MILILGGTGEARELASRVPAVSSLAGRVREPRLPVGEVRIGGFGGVDGLVQWLQDNEIHAVVDATHPFAARITANAFEACQRIGVPFLILRRPGFTARPGWIWVDGVAEAAAALPGERVFLTTGRQDLAEFAGCPQWFLARMVESPEPPLPQRIQVLLSRGPFTVEGELELMREHRIDVLVTKDSGGAMTSAKLDAAEQLGIPVVVVRRPPLPPAEVVATVDEAVRWSGTAGA from the coding sequence ATGATCCTGATCCTCGGCGGCACCGGCGAGGCCCGTGAGCTGGCGTCCCGGGTCCCCGCGGTGTCGTCGCTGGCCGGGCGGGTGCGCGAGCCGCGGTTGCCGGTGGGAGAGGTGCGGATCGGCGGGTTCGGCGGGGTCGACGGGCTGGTGCAGTGGTTGCAGGACAACGAGATCCACGCCGTGGTCGACGCCACGCACCCCTTCGCGGCCCGGATCACCGCGAACGCTTTCGAGGCGTGCCAACGGATCGGTGTGCCGTTCCTGATCTTGCGGCGGCCGGGTTTCACCGCTCGGCCCGGGTGGATCTGGGTGGACGGCGTGGCCGAGGCTGCCGCGGCACTGCCCGGTGAGCGGGTGTTCCTGACGACCGGGCGGCAGGACCTCGCGGAGTTCGCCGGGTGTCCCCAGTGGTTCCTGGCGCGGATGGTCGAGTCGCCGGAACCGCCGCTGCCGCAACGGATCCAGGTGCTGCTGTCGCGCGGGCCGTTCACCGTCGAGGGTGAGCTGGAGCTGATGCGCGAGCACCGGATCGACGTGCTGGTGACGAAGGACAGCGGCGGCGCGATGACATCGGCGAAGCTGGACGCAGCAGAACAGCTCGGCATCCCGGTCGTGGTCGTGCGGCGGCCACCGCTCCCACCCGCGGAGGTGGTGGCCACCGTCGACGAGGCCGTCAGGTGGTCGGGTACCGCCGGGGCGTGA
- a CDS encoding precorrin-2 C(20)-methyltransferase: protein MTGKLYGVGVGPGDPELVTVKAARLIQEADVIAYHSARHGRSNAKSIAAPYFRDGQIMEQLVYPVTTEDTDDYQGEIDAFYEEAAATLAAHLDAGRTVVVLAAGDPFFYGSYMHMHKRLAHRYEAEVVPGVTSVSGASAVLGTPLVERDEVLTILPGTLPPAELAARIADTDCAAILKLGRTFGNVRQALDEAGRLDGAWYVERATTGRERMAKLADVDPESVPYFSLALLPSGSRPQQQPGGEVVVVGLGPGHHSWLTPEAKRALESADDLVGYTTYLNRVPERPGQTKHASHNQVESERAAFALDLARRGSRVAVVSSGDPGVFAMATAVLEVAAEHSDIPVRVLPGVTAANAVAAKAGAPLGHDYAVISLSDRLKPWDVIAERLEATAKADLVIAIYNPASKARTHQVADMRDLLLKHRSPDTPLVVGRDVGGPEEEIRVLTLGALDPATIDMRCLLIIGSSQTVVTSQGVVFTPRRYPTT from the coding sequence ATGACGGGCAAGCTCTACGGCGTCGGTGTGGGTCCGGGTGACCCCGAACTCGTGACGGTCAAGGCCGCGCGGCTCATCCAGGAAGCCGACGTCATCGCCTACCACAGCGCGCGGCACGGTCGCAGCAACGCGAAAAGCATTGCGGCGCCGTACTTCCGCGACGGCCAGATCATGGAGCAGCTCGTCTACCCGGTCACGACCGAGGACACCGACGACTACCAGGGCGAGATCGACGCGTTCTACGAGGAGGCCGCAGCCACGCTGGCCGCGCACCTCGACGCGGGCCGCACGGTGGTCGTCCTCGCCGCGGGAGACCCGTTCTTCTACGGCTCCTACATGCACATGCACAAGCGCCTCGCCCACCGCTACGAGGCGGAGGTCGTCCCCGGCGTCACGTCTGTGAGCGGGGCTTCCGCGGTCCTCGGCACCCCGCTCGTCGAACGGGACGAGGTGCTCACGATCCTGCCCGGCACGCTGCCGCCGGCCGAGCTGGCCGCGCGGATCGCGGACACCGACTGCGCCGCGATCCTGAAGCTGGGCCGCACCTTCGGCAACGTCCGGCAGGCGCTCGACGAGGCCGGTCGGCTCGACGGCGCCTGGTACGTCGAGCGTGCCACCACCGGGCGTGAACGCATGGCGAAGCTCGCCGACGTGGACCCCGAGTCGGTGCCGTACTTCTCGCTCGCGTTGCTGCCCAGCGGCTCCAGGCCGCAGCAGCAGCCGGGTGGCGAGGTCGTGGTCGTCGGTCTCGGTCCCGGCCACCACTCCTGGCTCACCCCCGAGGCCAAGCGGGCGCTGGAGTCCGCCGACGACCTCGTCGGGTACACCACCTACCTGAACCGGGTGCCCGAACGTCCCGGCCAGACGAAGCACGCCTCGCACAACCAGGTCGAGTCCGAGCGCGCCGCCTTCGCCCTGGACCTCGCCCGCCGCGGCTCGCGCGTCGCGGTCGTCTCCTCCGGCGACCCCGGCGTGTTCGCCATGGCCACCGCGGTCCTCGAAGTGGCCGCCGAGCACTCCGACATCCCCGTGCGCGTCCTCCCCGGCGTCACCGCCGCGAACGCCGTGGCCGCCAAGGCCGGTGCGCCGCTGGGCCACGACTACGCGGTGATCTCGCTGAGCGACCGCCTCAAGCCGTGGGACGTCATCGCCGAACGCCTGGAGGCCACCGCGAAGGCCGACCTGGTCATCGCGATCTACAACCCGGCGTCGAAGGCCCGCACGCACCAGGTCGCCGACATGCGGGACCTGCTGCTCAAGCACCGCTCGCCGGACACGCCGCTGGTCGTCGGCCGTGACGTCGGCGGTCCCGAGGAGGAGATCCGCGTGCTCACCCTCGGCGCGCTCGACCCGGCCACGATCGACATGCGCTGCCTGCTGATCATCGGCTCGTCGCAGACCGTGGTGACCTCTCAGGGCGTGGTGTTCACGCCCCGGCGGTACCCGACCACCTGA
- a CDS encoding precorrin-8X methylmutase, translated as MTHYIRDGAEIYRQSFATIRAEADLTRFPADVAQVVVRMIHACGMTDLPQDVAFSPDVVRDAREALRNGAPILCDANMVASGVTRRRLPADNEVLCYLQDPRTPSLATKIGNTRSAAALELLADRFAGAVIAIGNAPTALFHLLDLIAAGAPKPAAVLGIPVGFIGAAESKEALAATDLEHLVVRGRRGGSAMTAAAINAIASEEE; from the coding sequence GTGACGCATTACATCAGGGACGGCGCGGAGATCTACCGCCAGTCCTTCGCCACCATTCGCGCGGAGGCCGACCTCACCCGGTTCCCCGCCGACGTCGCCCAGGTCGTCGTCCGCATGATCCACGCCTGCGGCATGACCGACCTCCCCCAGGACGTCGCGTTCTCCCCCGATGTGGTCCGCGACGCACGAGAAGCCCTCCGCAACGGCGCCCCGATCCTCTGCGACGCCAACATGGTCGCGTCCGGCGTGACCCGCCGCCGCCTCCCCGCGGACAACGAGGTCCTCTGCTACCTGCAGGACCCGCGAACCCCGTCCCTGGCAACGAAGATCGGCAACACCCGCAGCGCCGCGGCACTCGAGCTGCTCGCCGACCGCTTCGCCGGTGCCGTGATCGCCATCGGCAACGCCCCCACCGCCCTCTTCCACCTCCTGGACCTGATCGCCGCCGGAGCCCCGAAACCCGCTGCCGTGCTCGGCATCCCGGTCGGGTTCATCGGTGCCGCGGAGTCCAAAGAAGCTTTGGCCGCAACGGATCTCGAACACCTCGTGGTCCGCGGCCGACGCGGCGGCAGCGCCATGACGGCGGCCGCCATCAACGCGATCGCGAGCGAGGAAGAATGA